A stretch of Acidimicrobiales bacterium DNA encodes these proteins:
- a CDS encoding ferredoxin, protein MRIQYDRAACQGHNRCYLLAPELFDVDDEGYAILLVEGEVPTDLEGKARLAADNCPEYAITLEA, encoded by the coding sequence ATGAGGATCCAGTACGACCGGGCCGCCTGCCAGGGCCACAACCGCTGCTACCTGCTGGCCCCGGAGCTGTTCGACGTGGACGACGAGGGCTACGCCATCCTGCTGGTCGAGGGCGAGGTGCCCACCGACCTGGAGGGCAAGGCCCGCCTGGCCGCCGACAACTGCCCGGAGTACGCCATCACCCTCGAGGCCTGA
- a CDS encoding cytochrome P450, translating to MTDQTTPPRPRPAPEERPAPVDWATDWDHTHEAYAAAAPEIWDDLRGRCPVAHTDRFGGAWLPTSHQDVSAVAHDTTHFTSRSVIVSDFKPTAPAPVGFAPPITSDPPFHEFARRLLLPAFSPKAVRPLEATTRELCGGLIDTMLDGLAEGEDTVDVATAYSQHIPVQVIAHMLGVPPTDGDRFRVFIHRILEKPGQTGPTDTEDTMISYLEGVIADHRATPRDDLIGYLLDLEIEGRPLGDDHILGTVALLLIAGIDTTWSAIGASIWHLAQHPEHRRRLVEEPEVMPFAVEEMLRAYAPVTMARLVAEDVELGGQQLHKDDWVLLPFPSANRDPEAFDQPDEVVLDRERNRHAAFGLGIHRCLGSNLARMELRVALEEWVRRVPDFELADAEAVRWSTGQVRGPRQLPIRLLATRPGGPR from the coding sequence ATGACGGACCAGACGACGCCGCCCAGGCCCCGGCCCGCGCCGGAGGAGCGTCCCGCCCCGGTCGACTGGGCCACGGACTGGGACCACACCCACGAGGCCTACGCGGCGGCGGCCCCCGAGATCTGGGACGACCTGCGGGGGCGCTGCCCGGTGGCCCACACCGACCGCTTCGGGGGGGCCTGGCTGCCCACCAGCCACCAGGACGTCTCGGCCGTGGCCCACGACACGACGCACTTCACGTCCCGCAGCGTGATCGTCTCGGACTTCAAGCCCACCGCCCCGGCGCCGGTCGGCTTCGCTCCCCCCATCACGTCGGACCCGCCGTTCCACGAGTTCGCCCGCCGCCTGCTGCTGCCGGCCTTCTCCCCCAAGGCGGTCCGCCCGCTGGAGGCCACCACCCGGGAGCTGTGCGGGGGCCTCATCGACACCATGCTGGACGGCCTGGCCGAGGGCGAGGACACCGTCGACGTGGCCACCGCCTACAGCCAGCACATCCCGGTCCAGGTCATCGCCCACATGCTGGGCGTGCCCCCCACCGACGGCGACCGGTTCCGCGTCTTCATCCACCGCATCCTCGAGAAGCCGGGCCAGACCGGGCCCACCGACACCGAGGACACGATGATCAGCTACCTCGAGGGCGTCATCGCCGATCACCGGGCCACGCCCCGCGACGACCTCATCGGCTACCTGCTCGACCTGGAGATCGAGGGCCGGCCCCTGGGCGACGACCACATCCTGGGCACGGTGGCCCTGCTGCTCATCGCCGGCATCGACACCACCTGGTCGGCCATCGGGGCCAGCATCTGGCACCTGGCCCAGCACCCCGAGCACCGACGCCGCCTGGTCGAGGAGCCGGAGGTGATGCCCTTCGCCGTCGAGGAGATGCTGCGGGCCTACGCCCCGGTGACCATGGCCCGCCTGGTGGCCGAGGACGTGGAGCTGGGCGGGCAGCAGCTCCACAAGGACGACTGGGTGCTCCTGCCCTTCCCCTCGGCCAACCGCGACCCCGAGGCCTTCGACCAGCCCGACGAGGTGGTGCTCGACCGGGAGCGCAACCGCCACGCCGCCTTCGGGCTGGGCATCCACCGCTGCCTGGGCTCGAACCTGGCCCGCATGGAGCTGCGGGTGGCCCTGGAGGAGTGGGTGCGCCGGGTGCCGGACTTCGAGCTGGCCGACGCCGAGGCCGTCCGGTGGTCGACCGGGCAGGTCCGCGGCCCCCGCCAGCTGCCGATCCGACTGCTGGCCACCCGCCCCGGAGGGCCCCGATGA
- a CDS encoding DUF2330 domain-containing protein translates to MSAPPAPARPRPGRHGTRRRRRALPRVLAVLAAAGAATVIGAGPAAACGGLVGENGTIELVRTTTLAAYHDGVERYVTSFQFTGEGEEVGSIVPLPDVPTAVERGGDWTLQRLQEEVAPPAPTAAAATEAADSGAEVILQTEIDALDITVLKGGADEVGRWAVDHGYLLTPDAPEVLRFYAERSPVFMAARFDASRAAELGQQAGDGTPIMVTIPTDRPWVPLRILGLGLDGDTEVEADVFLLTDRRPQLLAGGDGLTLDRSEPAGDGLLADLRSDVGMGWVPEDMWFTHLPLQVEAGDLDYDLAVSTDDAVAPAVADAGISARTAVPVTGDDGATPWWPIAVGALAAGAVAAGLGVVRAMTATPRPVPPPAGPGGHP, encoded by the coding sequence ATGTCCGCTCCCCCTGCTCCCGCCCGACCCCGCCCCGGCCGCCACGGGACCCGCCGCCGGCGTCGCGCCCTGCCCCGGGTGTTGGCCGTGCTGGCCGCCGCCGGCGCCGCCACCGTGATCGGGGCCGGCCCCGCCGCGGCCTGCGGGGGGCTGGTGGGCGAGAACGGCACCATCGAGCTGGTCCGCACCACCACCCTGGCCGCCTACCACGACGGCGTCGAGCGCTACGTGACCTCCTTCCAGTTCACCGGTGAGGGCGAGGAGGTGGGCTCGATCGTCCCCCTGCCCGACGTCCCCACCGCGGTGGAGCGGGGCGGTGACTGGACCCTCCAGCGGCTGCAGGAGGAGGTGGCCCCGCCGGCCCCCACCGCCGCGGCGGCCACCGAGGCCGCCGACAGCGGGGCCGAGGTGATCCTGCAGACCGAGATCGACGCCCTCGACATCACCGTGCTGAAGGGGGGCGCCGACGAGGTGGGCCGGTGGGCCGTCGACCACGGCTACCTCCTCACCCCCGACGCCCCCGAGGTGCTGCGCTTCTACGCCGAGCGCAGCCCCGTGTTCATGGCCGCCCGGTTCGACGCCTCCCGGGCCGCCGAGCTGGGCCAGCAGGCCGGTGACGGCACGCCCATCATGGTCACCATCCCCACCGACCGGCCCTGGGTGCCCCTGCGGATCCTCGGCCTCGGCCTCGACGGGGACACCGAGGTCGAGGCCGACGTGTTCCTGCTGACCGACCGGCGGCCCCAGCTCCTGGCCGGGGGAGACGGCCTGACCCTCGACCGCAGCGAGCCGGCCGGCGACGGCCTGCTGGCTGACCTCCGCTCCGACGTGGGCATGGGCTGGGTGCCCGAGGACATGTGGTTCACCCACCTCCCCCTGCAGGTCGAGGCGGGCGACCTCGACTACGACCTGGCCGTCTCCACCGACGACGCCGTGGCGCCGGCCGTGGCCGACGCCGGCATCAGCGCCCGGACCGCGGTGCCCGTCACCGGCGACGACGGGGCCACGCCGTGGTGGCCGATCGCCGTCGGTGCCCTGGCCGCGGGAGCCGTGGCCGCCGGCCTCGGGGTGGTGCGGGCCATGACGGCGACGCCGCGGCCGGTCCCCCCGCCCGCGGGGCCTGGCGGTCACCCGTGA
- a CDS encoding plastocyanin/azurin family copper-binding protein, with translation MRGLGTAVASLVVGAAVTGGGYAAASSAGASSATRGPGTVTVVVTARDSRFTPDHIEVWEGTQVRFVVRNRDPIGHEMVVGSEEVHRRHRGGTEAAHPPVPGEVSLGPGQTGATVADLDHAGTYRVACHLPGHERYGMVGEVVVRSRPG, from the coding sequence GTGAGGGGGCTGGGCACGGCGGTGGCCAGCCTGGTGGTCGGCGCCGCGGTCACCGGCGGGGGCTACGCCGCGGCGTCGTCCGCTGGCGCGTCGTCGGCCACCCGGGGCCCGGGCACGGTGACGGTGGTCGTCACCGCTCGCGACAGCCGCTTCACCCCCGACCACATCGAGGTGTGGGAGGGCACGCAGGTGCGGTTCGTGGTCCGCAACCGGGACCCCATCGGCCACGAGATGGTGGTGGGGTCCGAGGAGGTCCACCGCCGCCACCGGGGCGGGACCGAGGCGGCCCACCCCCCGGTGCCGGGCGAGGTGTCGCTGGGCCCGGGCCAGACCGGGGCCACGGTGGCCGACCTGGACCACGCCGGCACCTACCGGGTGGCCTGCCACCTGCCGGGCCACGAGCGCTACGGCATGGTCGGCGAGGTCGTGGTCCGGAGCCGCCCGGGCTGA
- a CDS encoding proline dehydrogenase family protein: MTAEIEDRVDATARRLAAAGDGAGSSVYSMSWWSEKALERAMHHPTFKAQLFRFVDVFPALDDDAEVAAHLRQYLDGLDVPAALHLGVDVAPHVPFGTRVEAGVARRNIARVARQFILGSTTAEAVEGVARLWEEGTATTVDLLGEKTVVAADADRYAARVAEVLEALTAAAPGWPARPHLDTDDLGPRPRVTISVKPTALAHHYEPLTREHGLAAARARLRPLLLRAGERGAAVHLDMEHAEVKDLTLRLFRDMATDPELAHVDLGVVVQAYLRDSRDDLADLVALSARRPRPITVRLVKGAYWDTETTQARSAGWPVPVYERKEETDANYERCTRLLHDHHGEVRAAFATHNLRSLAHAVEYGRHAGVPDDGYEVQMLHGMAEPLHRAVRELGLRLRVYAPVGELVPGMAYLVRRLLENTSNESFVRHRFAEGADLDQLLARPRVDALPGLEAAPRRPTPVDDPPPHAPEPVREWRRAAPRAAFRATVERAAGSDPRTVPALIAGQQVTTAGTIDSLDPTEPGRVVARSAACGPAEADAAVAAACAVEARWRHTPARERAATLFRAAAWMRDHRDELAAHQVHEVGKPWDQADADVCEAIDFCEHYGRQVLDLAAGTPVDSPPGEANRLTYQGKGVTAVIAPWNFPLAIPCGLVAAAVGAGNPVVLKPAEQAPGVAWDLVRAFGQAGLPDGVLGLVPGRGEEVGARLVEHPDVAVVAFTGSREVGLAINAAAAVTHPGQRHVKRVIAEMGGKNALIVDGDADPDQAIPLAVRSAYGFSGQKCSALSRLIVLDRLWDAVVPRLADAVRELVVGPPMEMGTQVGPVIDAEAHRRLGGVVAGAHRHGTVLVARDDAPGPGCYVGPTLVADVDPSSPLARDEHFGPVLAVLRAADLDEAIALANDTAYALTAGVCSRSPATVERCRRELRAGNVYVNRDITGAVVGRHPFGGYGLSGVGAKAGGPHSLLPYVDTRATSENTVRQGFAPEP; the protein is encoded by the coding sequence GTGACGGCCGAGATCGAGGATCGAGTCGACGCCACGGCCCGTCGCCTGGCCGCGGCGGGCGACGGGGCCGGCTCGTCGGTGTACAGCATGTCGTGGTGGAGCGAGAAGGCCCTGGAGCGGGCCATGCACCACCCCACGTTCAAGGCCCAGCTCTTCCGCTTCGTCGACGTGTTCCCCGCCCTCGACGACGACGCCGAGGTGGCCGCCCACCTGCGCCAGTACCTCGACGGCCTCGACGTGCCCGCCGCGCTCCACCTCGGGGTCGACGTCGCCCCCCACGTCCCGTTCGGCACGCGGGTCGAGGCCGGCGTGGCCCGCCGCAACATCGCCCGCGTGGCCCGGCAGTTCATCCTGGGCAGCACCACGGCCGAGGCCGTCGAGGGCGTGGCCCGGTTGTGGGAGGAGGGCACGGCCACCACCGTCGACCTGCTGGGGGAGAAGACGGTGGTGGCGGCCGACGCCGACCGCTACGCGGCCCGGGTCGCCGAGGTCCTCGAGGCGCTCACCGCCGCCGCCCCGGGCTGGCCGGCCCGGCCCCACCTCGACACCGACGACCTCGGGCCCCGCCCCCGGGTCACCATCAGCGTCAAGCCCACGGCCCTGGCCCACCACTACGAGCCGCTGACCCGCGAGCACGGCCTGGCCGCGGCCCGGGCCCGGCTGCGCCCCCTCCTCCTCCGGGCCGGGGAGCGGGGGGCGGCGGTCCACCTCGACATGGAGCACGCCGAGGTCAAGGACCTGACCCTGCGCCTGTTCCGGGACATGGCCACCGACCCGGAGCTGGCCCACGTCGACCTGGGCGTGGTCGTCCAGGCCTACCTGCGCGACAGCCGGGACGACCTGGCCGACCTCGTCGCCCTCTCGGCCCGGCGCCCCCGCCCCATCACCGTCCGCCTGGTCAAGGGCGCCTACTGGGACACCGAGACCACCCAGGCCCGCAGCGCGGGGTGGCCGGTGCCGGTGTACGAGCGCAAGGAGGAGACCGACGCCAACTACGAGCGCTGCACCCGCCTCCTCCACGACCACCACGGCGAGGTGCGGGCCGCCTTCGCCACCCACAACCTCCGCTCCCTGGCCCACGCCGTCGAGTACGGCCGCCACGCCGGCGTGCCCGACGACGGCTACGAGGTCCAGATGCTGCACGGCATGGCCGAGCCCCTCCACCGGGCGGTGCGGGAGCTGGGGCTCCGGCTCCGGGTCTACGCCCCGGTCGGGGAGCTGGTGCCCGGCATGGCCTACCTGGTCCGGCGGCTGCTCGAGAACACCAGCAACGAGTCGTTCGTCCGCCACCGCTTCGCCGAGGGCGCCGACCTGGACCAGCTCCTGGCCCGGCCTCGGGTCGACGCGCTCCCCGGCCTGGAGGCCGCCCCCCGCCGTCCCACCCCGGTCGACGACCCGCCGCCGCACGCCCCCGAGCCGGTGCGGGAGTGGCGGCGGGCCGCGCCCCGGGCCGCCTTCCGGGCCACCGTCGAGCGCGCCGCCGGCTCCGACCCCCGGACCGTCCCCGCCCTGATCGCCGGGCAGCAGGTCACCACGGCCGGGACCATCGACTCCCTGGACCCCACGGAGCCGGGCCGGGTGGTGGCCCGCTCGGCGGCGTGCGGGCCGGCCGAGGCCGACGCCGCCGTGGCCGCCGCCTGCGCCGTCGAGGCCCGCTGGCGTCACACGCCGGCCCGGGAGCGGGCCGCCACCCTGTTCCGGGCCGCGGCGTGGATGCGCGACCACCGCGACGAGCTGGCCGCCCACCAGGTCCACGAGGTGGGCAAGCCCTGGGACCAGGCCGACGCCGATGTGTGCGAGGCCATCGACTTCTGCGAGCACTACGGCCGGCAGGTGCTGGACCTGGCCGCCGGCACGCCGGTCGACTCGCCACCCGGCGAGGCCAACCGCCTCACGTACCAGGGCAAGGGGGTCACGGCGGTGATCGCACCCTGGAACTTCCCCCTAGCCATCCCGTGCGGCCTGGTGGCGGCGGCCGTCGGGGCCGGCAACCCGGTGGTGCTCAAGCCGGCCGAGCAGGCCCCCGGCGTGGCCTGGGACCTGGTCCGGGCCTTCGGCCAGGCCGGCCTGCCCGACGGCGTGCTGGGGCTGGTGCCGGGCCGGGGCGAGGAGGTCGGCGCCCGCCTGGTCGAGCACCCCGACGTGGCCGTGGTGGCCTTCACCGGCTCGCGGGAGGTGGGCCTGGCCATCAACGCCGCCGCCGCCGTCACCCACCCCGGCCAGCGCCACGTCAAGCGCGTCATCGCCGAGATGGGCGGCAAGAACGCGCTGATCGTGGACGGTGACGCCGATCCCGACCAGGCAATCCCCCTGGCCGTCCGCTCGGCCTACGGCTTCTCGGGGCAGAAGTGCTCGGCCCTCTCCCGCCTGATCGTGCTCGACCGGCTGTGGGACGCCGTGGTGCCCCGCCTGGCCGACGCCGTGCGGGAGCTGGTGGTCGGCCCGCCGATGGAGATGGGCACCCAGGTCGGCCCGGTGATCGACGCCGAGGCCCACCGCCGCCTCGGCGGGGTGGTGGCCGGCGCCCACCGCCACGGCACGGTGCTGGTGGCCCGGGACGACGCCCCGGGACCCGGCTGCTACGTGGGGCCCACCCTCGTCGCCGACGTCGACCCCTCGTCGCCCCTGGCCCGCGACGAGCACTTCGGGCCCGTGCTCGCCGTGCTGCGGGCCGCCGACCTCGACGAGGCCATCGCCCTGGCCAACGACACCGCCTACGCCCTCACCGCCGGGGTGTGCAGCCGGTCGCCGGCCACCGTGGAGCGCTGCCGGCGCGAGCTGCGGGCCGGCAACGTCTACGTGAACCGCGACATCACCGGCGCGGTCGTCGGGCGGCACCCCTTCGGGGGCTACGGCCTCTCCGGCGTGGGGGCCAAGGCCGGCGGGCCCCACTCGCTCCTGCCCTACGTGGACACCAGGGCCACCAGTGAGAACACGGTCCGGCAGGGCTTCGCCCCCGAACCCTGA
- a CDS encoding aminotransferase class V-fold PLP-dependent enzyme, which produces MPVAAPPIDRAQMPVAGRVAYLDTALMSPLPTAVVAAMAADAEQASVRASAAYEERWATVERVRGRAAALLGATVDDVAFVPNTTTGMGLVAAGLDWRPGDRVVLAAGDHPATTGPWRAQARRGVELDLVDPVGPVGRLPLEAFARALEAGRGRVRAVAVSWVQAHDGWRTDLAALAALAHDHGALLCVDAIQGVGVVPCSLAAWGVDAAAAGAQKWMLGPHGIGLAYLAPPLRERLPVAVPGAPRPPDAGGPDPATSARAHEPGALNHAGIAGLGAALDLLDGPGPEAVWAWVDGLARRLAGGLAALGATVLSAQDGDGRSALVSVAVPGLPAPEVRARLAQEGVVAAPRGDGVRFSPHAWNDESDLDAALAAVAGL; this is translated from the coding sequence GTGCCCGTCGCCGCACCCCCCATCGACCGGGCCCAGATGCCGGTGGCGGGGCGGGTGGCCTACCTGGACACGGCGCTGATGAGCCCCCTGCCCACGGCGGTGGTGGCGGCCATGGCGGCCGACGCCGAGCAGGCGTCGGTGCGAGCCTCGGCGGCCTACGAGGAGCGCTGGGCCACGGTGGAGCGGGTGCGGGGTCGGGCCGCCGCCCTCCTGGGGGCCACCGTCGACGACGTGGCCTTCGTCCCCAACACCACCACCGGCATGGGCCTGGTGGCCGCGGGCCTGGACTGGCGGCCCGGGGACCGGGTGGTCCTGGCCGCCGGCGACCACCCGGCCACCACCGGGCCGTGGCGGGCCCAGGCCCGGCGCGGCGTCGAGCTCGACCTCGTCGACCCGGTGGGCCCCGTCGGCCGGCTCCCGCTGGAGGCCTTCGCCCGGGCCCTGGAGGCGGGGCGGGGCCGGGTGCGGGCGGTGGCCGTCTCGTGGGTCCAGGCCCACGACGGGTGGCGCACCGACCTGGCCGCGCTGGCCGCCCTGGCCCACGACCACGGCGCCCTGCTGTGCGTGGATGCCATCCAGGGCGTGGGGGTGGTGCCGTGCAGCCTGGCGGCCTGGGGGGTGGACGCCGCCGCCGCCGGGGCCCAGAAGTGGATGCTCGGGCCCCACGGGATCGGCCTGGCCTACCTGGCGCCGCCGCTGCGGGAGCGGCTGCCGGTGGCCGTGCCCGGGGCACCACGACCCCCCGACGCCGGTGGACCCGACCCGGCCACCTCGGCCCGGGCCCACGAGCCCGGCGCCCTCAACCACGCCGGCATCGCCGGCCTGGGCGCCGCCCTCGACCTGCTGGACGGGCCCGGGCCGGAGGCGGTGTGGGCCTGGGTCGACGGCCTGGCCCGGCGCCTGGCCGGTGGCCTGGCCGCCCTGGGGGCCACCGTGCTCTCGGCCCAGGACGGCGACGGCCGCTCGGCCCTGGTCTCGGTGGCCGTCCCCGGCCTTCCGGCACCCGAGGTCCGGGCCCGGCTGGCCCAGGAGGGGGTGGTCGCCGCCCCCCGCGGCGACGGCGTCCGCTTCTCCCCCCACGCCTGGAACGACGAGTCCGACCTCGACGCCGCCCTGGCCGCCGTGGCCGGGCTGTGA
- a CDS encoding Lrp/AsnC family transcriptional regulator yields MSIDQLDAKLIMALATTPRAGVMELARQLSVARGTVQARLDKLQARGVISSFEPELDLDTMGYSVLAFVTLEIAQGRLDGVVDHLTNLPEVIEAHTTSGPGDVLLRVVARDNGHLQEVLHRVLEVSGIERTVTHIALTEQIHFKVLPLVQRILDTPEEG; encoded by the coding sequence ATGAGCATCGACCAACTGGATGCCAAGCTGATCATGGCCTTGGCGACGACCCCCCGCGCCGGAGTGATGGAGCTGGCCCGCCAGCTCAGCGTCGCCCGGGGCACCGTCCAGGCCCGCCTGGACAAGCTGCAGGCCCGGGGCGTGATCAGCAGCTTCGAGCCCGAGCTCGACCTCGACACCATGGGCTACTCGGTGCTGGCCTTCGTCACCCTGGAGATCGCCCAGGGGCGCCTCGACGGCGTGGTGGACCACCTGACCAACCTGCCGGAGGTCATCGAGGCCCACACCACCAGCGGCCCCGGCGACGTCCTGCTCCGGGTGGTGGCCCGGGACAACGGCCACCTGCAGGAGGTCCTGCACCGGGTGCTGGAGGTCTCCGGCATCGAGCGCACGGTCACCCACATCGCCCTCACCGAGCAGATCCACTTCAAGGTGCTGCCCCTGGTCCAGCGCATCCTGGACACGCCCGAGGAGGGCTGA